A window of the Microbacterium sp. AZCO genome harbors these coding sequences:
- a CDS encoding MarR family transcriptional regulator, which yields MPGSERDDEVDLLIDAWSQRLPGVDLTPLDVMSRLRRVAARLSRLRAGAFRVARLAAWEFDVLAALRRADPPHQLSPAQLIEATMTSSAGMSARLASLMERGLIERERNPRDGRSVLVRLTDEGAARVDSAMRELARREEEALAPLGDRERAALVHLLRLLMTDGPDARS from the coding sequence GTGCCGGGGAGCGAACGAGACGACGAGGTCGATCTGCTGATCGACGCGTGGTCGCAGCGTCTGCCGGGTGTCGACCTCACGCCGCTCGACGTCATGTCGCGGCTGCGCCGCGTCGCGGCGCGGCTCTCCCGCCTGCGGGCCGGCGCCTTCCGCGTCGCGCGGCTCGCCGCGTGGGAGTTCGACGTGCTCGCGGCGCTCCGCCGCGCCGATCCGCCGCACCAGCTGAGTCCGGCGCAGCTCATCGAGGCGACGATGACCTCGAGCGCCGGCATGTCGGCGCGGCTCGCGAGTCTCATGGAGCGCGGGCTCATCGAGCGCGAGCGCAATCCGCGCGACGGCCGCAGCGTCCTCGTGCGCCTGACCGATGAGGGCGCCGCCCGCGTCGACTCGGCGATGCGCGAGCTGGCGCGCCGGGAGGAGGAGGCGCTCGCCCCGCTCGGCGATCGCGAGCGCGCGGCGCTCGTGCACCTCCTGCGGCTGCTCATGACCGACGGTCCCGACGCCCGTTCCTGA